In Pseudomonas sp. HR96, the DNA window TTGCGGTAAGCCCTTTTTCGTACTTGGTGGCTACACAGGGACTTGAACCCCGGACCCCAGCATTATGAATGCTATGCTCTAACCAACTGAGCTATGTAGCCAAGTGGCGCGCATTATTCGCCGATAACGGATATGTGTCAAACCTTTTTTTGAAAAAATATGGCGGTCGATCAAAAGCTTAGCGTCGAGGGCTGCTGAGCCTGCTGCCAGGCGGCCAGTTGCGCGGGGCGCAGGCCGTAGCGGGCCAGCACGCCATCGTGCAACCGGCGCAGTTCCTCGATGATCAGCGCGCCACTGTGCGCGGAAGGGGTCCGGCGCCACCAGTTCGCGCCGGATCGCCAGGTACTCCTGTGTGGATCGCTCGTAGGCCCAGACATAGAGGTCGCGCAGCAGCTCGATGCGGGTGGTCTCGTAGAGGCCGATCACTGCGCGGCTGCATGGCACGATTCTCAGTATCGCGCCACTTTTAATGGCGTGTCAGCCGTTGAACCAGCCCAGCTTGATCACGAACAGCACCGATAACACCACCAGCGGCACATTCAGCTCGCGCCATTTGCCGGACACCAGCTTGATCAAGGTCCAGCTGATGAAACCCAGCGCAATGCCGTTGGCGATCGAGTAGGTGAACGGCATTGCCAAAGCGGTGATCACCACCGGTGCTGCTTCGGTGATGTCGTCCCAGTTGATTTCCGCCAGGCCCGAAGCCATCAGCACGGCGACGAACATTAGCGCCGGCGCGGTGGCGAAGGCCGGCACGCTGCCAGCCAGGGGGGCGAAGAACAGCGCCAGCAGAAACAGCACGGCGACCACCATGGCGGTCAGGCCGGTGCGCCCGCCCGCGCTGACGCCCGCCGCCGACTCGATGTAGCTGGTGGTGGTCGAAGTGCCCAGCAGTGAGCCGGCCAGGGCGGCGGTGCTGTCGGCGATCAGTGCCCGGCCCATCTTCGGCATATGGCCGTCCTTGCCCATCAGCCCGGCGCGCTTGGCCACACCGATCAGGGTGCCGGAGTTGTCGAACAGGTCGACGAACAGAAAGGCGAAGATCACGCTGACCATGCCCACATTCAGTGCGCCAGCGATGTCCAGCTGCAGGAAGGTCGGCGCCAACGAAGGCGGCATCGATACCACGCCGCCGAACGGCGTGTAGCCCAGCATGATCGACACCAGGGTGACCGCGAGAATGCCGATCAGCACGGCGCCTTTGACCCGCAGCGCCTCCAGCGCGACGATCAGCACAAAGCCCAGGGCCGCCAGCACTGCACCGGGCTGGCGCAGGTCACCCAGGCCCACCAGCGTGGCCGGGTTGCCGACCACGATGCCGGCGTTGTGCAGGGCGATCAGCGCCAGAAACAGGCCGATGCCGGCGGCGATGGCCGAGCGCAGCGGCAGCGGGATGCTGTTGATGATCCACTCGCGGATGCGCAGGATCGACAGCAGGAAGAAGCACACCGCGGAAATGAACACCGCCCCCAACGCCACCTGCCAGGTGTGGCCCATGTGCAGCACCACGGTATAGGTAAAGAAGGCGTTCAGGCCCATGCCTGGCGCCAGGGCGATGGGGTAGTTGGCGATCAGGCCCATGGTCGCCGAGCCGATGGCGGCCGCCAGGCATGTGGCGACGAACAGCGCGCCCTTGTCCATGCCGGTGGCGCCGAGAATGCTCGGGTTGACGAACAGGATGTAGGCCATGGCCAGGAAGGTGGTGACCCCGGCGAGAATTTCGGTGCGCACCGTCGTGTTGTGCGCGCGGAGTTTGAATAGCGAGTCCAGCATGATGCTCCCCGTCGGCGCCGTGGGCGCCTGATTGTAATGCCGCGAATGCAAGATCGAAGGTGGAAACTAACCACCCGGTCAGTTTTGCCCTGATGCGCTTAGCAGGATGTGGGCCAAGCGGCCACGAGCCGCGGCTGCCGCGCCTTGTAATGGCTCAACCCGGTGTTGCCGACGTACCCCGCGCACCTTTTGTGTGCGGGGCAAAGGCCGCTGGACGGGCGGCGCGCCATAAAGTGACCTGCGGTCTGAATCTTGCTAACTCTCCGGCGCAGGTGTGGCATTTTGCCCAAGCGTTGCCACCTGCAGATGTTCAGAGGAGAAGTCGAACATGAATGCATTTCTTGCCCCCGGGATCAGCCTGCTGGGCCGTTTCAATTTCGCCCGCAAGTTTCAGCTTTTGTTCCTGCTGTTCATGCTGCCGCTGGTGGCCAGCCTTTGGCTGTTGGGGCAGGAATACATGAGCCGCCTGGCGGTCGTGGCCGGTGAGCGCGCCGGTGTGCGCGAACTGCTGGCGCTGGATTCGCTCAACGATCAGCTGCTCGCGCAACGGGACCTGACCGCGCGCTGGAAAGCCACCGACACCCTGCGCCAGCTGACCCCGGCGGCCAGTGCGGCCAAGCAGGCGTTCGAAGCCAACGGGCCGAAATTGCAGCAGGCCATGGCTGAGCTGGGTGACACGCTCAAGCGCGAAGCGGCAGGCGCTGACGTGCTGAATCGTTACCAGGCGTTACAACAGGCCGTGGCCGGTATCGACGCGGCCAGCATCGGCGGGTTGGGCTGGTGGCCGGACGGCTACGAACGCCTGACGGCGGCCCTGGCGGCCCTGCAAGCGTTGCGTGAGCAGGTGGCCATGAACAGCGGCCTCATAGTCGACCCGTGGATGGAAACCTACCTGCTCATACAAGTGGCCACCGCCCAGGCACCGGACCTGGCCGAGCGGGTCGGACGCCTGGGCAGCGTCGGCGCGGCATCCGTGGCTTCCGGGCAGTTCAGCCTGCAAAGCCGCCTGCAACTGCGCGACCTGCGCAGCCGCATCAACGATGCACGGGACCAGTTGAACAAGACCGGCAAGTCCCTCAAGGCCCGCCTGCCTGCTCAGTTGCAAGCCTGGGGTGATCAATACGACAGCACCCAGCAGCGCCTCGATCAGGCGCTCAAGGTGCTCGATGAAGGCATGTTCGCCAGCGCCATCAGCCTGACGTCCGCTGACTTCGAGCACAGCATCGACGCCGCCCTGGCCGACCTCGGTGCCTTGCGCCACCAGTCGCTGAAGTCCCTGGATGATCGTCTGGACTACTACCACGACCAGACCGTCAGGCAGTTCACCCCCCTGGCGGCCGGTTTTACCGTGCTGCTGCTGGCGGCCCTGTACCTGTTCATGTGCCTGCAGGCCTCGATCCGGCGCAGTGCCAGCGGCATTACTACGCTGGCGCAGTCGCTGCGTGACGGTAACCTCAGCGTGCAGGTGGCGGTGCATGGCCGAGATGAGCTGGCGGCCATCAGCACCGCGCTGAACGTTGCGGTAGTGCAACTGCGCGACAGCCTGCTGGGTGTCAACCACGAGACGCTTCAGCTGGGCGATGCGGTGCACACCCTCAACCAGCAGTCGCAAGGCACCCTGGGCGATGTCGAGGCACAGCAGCTGCAGATCAGTCAGATCGCCGCCGCCGCGACGCAGCTGGCGGCGACCTCGCAGGGCGTGGCGCGCAGCTGCGAGCAGGCTTCGGGCAGCGCCCAGCACACCCGCCGCATCGCTGAAGACAGCAGCCGCGACAGCCAGCGCACCACCGCCAGCATCCAGCAGCTGAACCTGCGCCTGACCGACACCGCCGCAGCGCTGGGCCGAGTCAGCGAGCAAGGCCAGCAGATCCAGTCGGTGGTCGATGCCATCCGCGGCATCGCCGAACAGACCAACCTGCTCGCGCTCAACGCCGCCATCGAAGCCGCGCGCGCCGGCGAGCAAGGCCGCGGGTTTGCCGTGGTGGCCGACGAAGTGCGCAGCCTCTCGCAACGCACCCAGAGCTCCACCGCGCAGATCGCCGGCACCGTGGAGAGCCTGCGCAGCACCGTGCGCC includes these proteins:
- a CDS encoding NCS2 family permease; this translates as MLDSLFKLRAHNTTVRTEILAGVTTFLAMAYILFVNPSILGATGMDKGALFVATCLAAAIGSATMGLIANYPIALAPGMGLNAFFTYTVVLHMGHTWQVALGAVFISAVCFFLLSILRIREWIINSIPLPLRSAIAAGIGLFLALIALHNAGIVVGNPATLVGLGDLRQPGAVLAALGFVLIVALEALRVKGAVLIGILAVTLVSIMLGYTPFGGVVSMPPSLAPTFLQLDIAGALNVGMVSVIFAFLFVDLFDNSGTLIGVAKRAGLMGKDGHMPKMGRALIADSTAALAGSLLGTSTTTSYIESAAGVSAGGRTGLTAMVVAVLFLLALFFAPLAGSVPAFATAPALMFVAVLMASGLAEINWDDITEAAPVVITALAMPFTYSIANGIALGFISWTLIKLVSGKWRELNVPLVVLSVLFVIKLGWFNG
- a CDS encoding methyl-accepting chemotaxis protein, translated to MARSCEQASGSAQHTRRIAEDSSRDSQRTTASIQQLNLRLTDTAAALGRVSEQGQQIQSVVDAIRGIAEQTNLLALNAAIEAARAGEQGRGFAVVADEVRSLSQRTQSSTAQIAGTVESLRSTVRQAVELMQAACGQAENDAAAVTGLGQRLGEIAGAVQSVTDTLTQIATAVDEQAATADEVSGNIQQVDQAAGRLLDGARAVNQAADRLNLGSRALSENTARFNLA